One segment of Methylotuvimicrobium sp. KM2 DNA contains the following:
- a CDS encoding GTPase domain-containing protein produces MAQYDESSQKLTIKLVYYGPALSGKTTNLMRLHDILTPDMKGELMIMETADDRTLFFDLLPLGFRAPSGLLIKFKVYTVPGQVIHDSTRKAVLSRADGVVFVADSQRTQSVNNGESFENLAANAARVGLDFQQLPLVVQFNKRDLPAILSEQEIMARWEKAPWPVLFSSALTGEGIIETFRALLAAVYRTCDRLYRLQSDHGLDCDSFIAQTLGGSLSSARG; encoded by the coding sequence ATGGCTCAATACGACGAAAGCAGTCAAAAACTGACGATCAAGCTGGTTTATTACGGCCCGGCCCTCAGCGGTAAGACGACTAATTTAATGCGTCTGCACGATATTTTAACGCCCGATATGAAAGGCGAGTTGATGATCATGGAAACCGCTGACGACCGGACCCTGTTTTTCGATTTATTGCCGTTGGGTTTTCGCGCGCCGTCCGGTTTGCTGATCAAATTCAAGGTTTACACGGTGCCGGGACAGGTAATACACGACAGTACGCGCAAGGCCGTGTTGTCCCGGGCCGACGGCGTCGTGTTCGTTGCCGATTCGCAGCGGACGCAAAGCGTCAATAACGGCGAATCGTTTGAAAATTTAGCCGCGAATGCCGCGCGTGTCGGGCTCGATTTTCAGCAATTGCCGTTGGTCGTGCAGTTCAACAAGCGCGACTTGCCGGCAATTTTGAGCGAACAGGAAATCATGGCGCGGTGGGAAAAGGCGCCGTGGCCGGTTTTGTTTAGTTCTGCATTGACCGGCGAGGGCATCATCGAGACCTTCAGGGCTTTATTGGCGGCCGTTTATCGAACCTGCGACCGGTTGTACCGCTTGCAATCGGATCATGGTCTCGATTGCGATAGCTTTATCGCGCAAACGTTGGGCGGTTCATTATCATCGGCAAGAGGTTGA
- a CDS encoding ATP-binding protein → MYDFQSGGDFERDLNLDELLKGIDKSRLISALNVLLDTTVCVVDDSGASVIGDNSSKTVDRVPLHGELEPVGFLQTRTAVPPERLRAGADLMQLILRCNARYLLASDIHLQTQRDDFEELQRRNVALQASEARYKKLSESLEIRVKEQVQTIEKAHLKLYRNEKQASVGRLAAGVAHEINNPLGFIRSNVATAESYLESFYEFNALIDNGTSSKELRKVWKERELPLLLDDFKDLMNESLEGLDRIAKIVIALKGFSRIDQTETERADIDTIVRQICQVAESQWQQKARLVLELSSETPIQCQTAQLGQVVYGLLGNAVDAIETTGIIRIRTAVRNGVVVLEVQDNGRGIPEKVLPHVFEPFFTTKEVGQGTGLGLTVCHDIVKEHGGTIEIASQVGKGTRVKVNLPVQNAIQ, encoded by the coding sequence ATGTACGACTTTCAATCGGGGGGCGATTTCGAACGCGATTTGAATCTTGACGAGCTCTTAAAAGGTATAGACAAGAGCCGCTTGATTTCGGCATTGAATGTCTTATTGGACACGACGGTCTGCGTCGTGGACGATTCAGGCGCAAGCGTAATCGGCGACAATAGCTCGAAGACGGTTGATCGGGTGCCCTTGCATGGCGAGTTGGAACCTGTCGGTTTTTTGCAGACACGAACCGCCGTCCCGCCCGAGCGTTTGCGTGCCGGGGCCGATCTGATGCAGTTGATTTTGCGCTGCAATGCGCGCTATTTGTTGGCATCCGATATTCATCTACAAACTCAGCGCGACGATTTCGAGGAATTGCAGCGCAGAAACGTGGCCTTGCAAGCGTCCGAAGCGCGCTACAAAAAACTTTCCGAAAGTTTGGAAATCCGCGTCAAAGAGCAGGTTCAAACGATCGAAAAGGCGCATTTGAAGCTTTATAGAAATGAAAAGCAAGCTTCGGTAGGTCGTCTGGCGGCCGGTGTCGCGCATGAGATCAACAATCCGTTAGGCTTCATTCGCAGCAATGTGGCTACCGCCGAATCCTATCTGGAATCGTTTTACGAATTCAATGCGTTGATCGATAACGGGACTTCATCGAAGGAATTACGTAAAGTCTGGAAAGAGCGGGAATTGCCGTTATTACTCGACGATTTCAAGGATTTGATGAATGAAAGTCTCGAAGGTCTCGATCGTATCGCTAAGATCGTTATTGCATTGAAGGGTTTTTCTCGTATCGATCAAACCGAAACCGAACGAGCCGATATCGATACGATCGTTCGGCAAATCTGCCAGGTTGCCGAATCGCAATGGCAACAAAAGGCGAGACTCGTTTTGGAGCTGTCTTCGGAAACGCCGATTCAATGTCAAACCGCGCAATTAGGTCAGGTTGTATACGGGTTGCTGGGTAATGCGGTGGATGCGATCGAAACAACCGGCATTATTCGTATCCGCACCGCTGTCCGAAACGGGGTTGTCGTACTCGAAGTTCAAGATAACGGGCGTGGTATTCCGGAGAAGGTTTTGCCGCATGTATTCGAACCGTTTTTCACGACCAAAGAGGTAGGACAAGGGACGGGGCTGGGCTTGACCGTTTGTCACGATATAGTCAAGGAGCACGGCGGCACGATCGAAATCGCGAGCCAGGTAGGCAAGGGGACTCGGGTAAAGGTTAACTTACCTGTGCAGAACGCTATTCAGTAA
- a CDS encoding ATPase, T2SS/T4P/T4SS family, whose translation MSFYASLFTGGQNTDATDEQNDTQQASKSYGILLVDDEPNVLSALRRVFRQENYRVEVAMSGDEALHTLANGQFQLVISDYKMPGMNGAELLRRVKMLHPDIIRIMLTGEADTGAVLGAINEGAVYKFILKPWNNDDLRITVGLALEQYDLIEKNKKLQHDNVNQTKEIKRLSKLAVSDSAQIAIMLHKKQLLSDRQLQELYKIKQTRKDPMLKLILERDWVAEKTIRSILRKELLIEEVSLPEFQVNPSAVELLPRSVCEQHCVLPLKVDQRQLLLVMADPLDMGLQAELRFMTGLTIEAVMADIAAIKKKINAVYGDEPSFGDIETIVSALDPFETIEVVIDHEDDISLEQLLQETAEPPAIRLVNSIIIEAIRLKASDIHIQPRTKSIVVRYRIDGILFDKIYIPNQLHNQLVSRIKVMAEMDITERRRPQDGRITVKTPMRIVDLRISTLPVINGEKVVMRILDRNAQIQSIDNLDVANSEREKLLHLINKPQGIVLATGPTGSGKTTTLYALLQHGVTPTKNYLTIEEPVEYFLDSAGQVNVREKIGLTFPMILRAILRQDPDVILLGEIRDFETAEVAFQAALTGHLVFSTLHTNSALATVARLIDIGLKPFIVSSGLEGVISQRLVRKLCTHCREACAPDPETMRMLGPLFNVNAIEVYRGKGCENCSNTGYQGRVCLMEILALNEAMRDSITAQASFSDLRALAVENGYRTLIEDAFDKVVAGTTTCEEILRVLGPQSLS comes from the coding sequence ATGTCGTTTTATGCCTCATTGTTTACCGGTGGCCAAAATACCGACGCCACGGACGAGCAAAACGATACGCAGCAAGCATCCAAGTCGTACGGTATCTTACTGGTCGACGACGAACCCAACGTACTTAGTGCGTTACGGCGCGTGTTCCGTCAGGAGAACTACCGCGTCGAAGTCGCCATGTCCGGCGACGAAGCATTACATACACTCGCGAACGGTCAATTTCAACTCGTTATTTCCGACTATAAAATGCCGGGTATGAACGGAGCCGAATTGCTACGGCGCGTCAAAATGCTTCATCCCGACATTATTCGGATCATGTTGACCGGCGAGGCCGATACCGGCGCGGTGCTCGGCGCGATCAACGAAGGCGCTGTCTATAAATTCATTCTCAAACCCTGGAATAACGACGATTTGCGTATTACGGTCGGCTTGGCGTTGGAACAGTACGACCTGATCGAAAAAAATAAAAAGCTCCAGCACGACAATGTTAATCAAACCAAGGAGATTAAGCGGCTCAGCAAGTTGGCAGTATCCGATAGCGCCCAAATTGCGATCATGCTGCATAAAAAACAGTTGCTCAGCGACCGGCAGCTGCAAGAGTTATATAAAATAAAGCAAACTCGCAAAGATCCGATGCTCAAATTGATATTGGAGCGCGACTGGGTGGCCGAGAAAACGATTCGCAGCATTTTACGTAAGGAACTGCTTATCGAAGAAGTCTCGCTGCCGGAATTTCAGGTCAATCCGAGTGCGGTCGAACTGCTGCCTCGTTCCGTGTGCGAACAGCATTGCGTATTGCCGTTGAAAGTCGATCAACGCCAATTGTTACTGGTCATGGCCGACCCGCTCGATATGGGGCTGCAGGCGGAATTACGCTTCATGACCGGCCTGACGATTGAGGCCGTGATGGCCGACATTGCCGCGATCAAGAAAAAAATCAATGCCGTTTACGGCGACGAACCGAGCTTTGGCGATATTGAAACCATTGTTTCGGCCCTCGATCCGTTCGAAACAATCGAAGTCGTTATCGATCATGAAGACGATATTTCGCTCGAACAATTGCTGCAGGAAACGGCCGAACCGCCGGCAATACGCTTGGTTAATTCGATCATCATCGAGGCGATTCGTCTAAAAGCCAGCGATATTCACATTCAACCGCGAACGAAAAGCATTGTCGTTCGTTACCGGATAGACGGTATATTGTTCGATAAGATATACATCCCGAATCAACTGCACAATCAGCTGGTTTCGCGTATCAAAGTCATGGCGGAGATGGACATCACCGAGCGCCGTAGGCCTCAGGACGGGCGTATAACCGTCAAAACACCGATGCGTATCGTCGACCTTAGAATTTCGACGCTGCCGGTCATCAACGGCGAAAAGGTCGTGATGCGAATTCTGGACAGGAACGCACAGATTCAAAGTATCGATAATCTTGACGTAGCGAATTCCGAACGGGAGAAATTACTGCATCTGATCAACAAACCGCAAGGTATCGTACTCGCGACTGGGCCGACCGGCAGCGGCAAGACGACTACGCTCTATGCTTTACTGCAGCACGGTGTGACGCCGACTAAAAACTATCTCACGATCGAAGAGCCGGTCGAATATTTTCTCGATTCGGCCGGCCAGGTCAATGTGCGAGAAAAGATCGGATTGACTTTTCCGATGATATTGCGCGCGATTTTACGGCAAGACCCGGATGTGATTCTGTTAGGAGAAATCCGCGATTTCGAAACCGCCGAAGTGGCGTTTCAGGCGGCTTTAACCGGTCATTTGGTGTTTTCGACGCTGCATACCAATTCCGCACTGGCGACGGTGGCAAGGTTGATCGATATAGGCTTGAAACCGTTTATCGTCTCCAGCGGACTGGAAGGCGTGATCTCTCAGCGCTTGGTGCGCAAGCTTTGCACACATTGCCGGGAGGCCTGCGCGCCCGATCCCGAAACGATGCGCATGCTTGGTCCGTTATTCAATGTAAACGCGATCGAAGTCTACCGAGGCAAAGGGTGCGAAAACTGCAGCAATACCGGCTATCAGGGCCGGGTTTGCTTAATGGAGATATTGGCGCTCAATGAAGCCATGCGCGATTCGATAACCGCACAGGCCAGTTTCAGCGATTTGAGAGCCTTGGCGGTTGAAAACGGCTATCGAACGTTGATTGAAGATGCGTTCGATAAGGTAGTCGCGGGTACGACGACCTGTGAGGAAATATTGCGCGTTCTCGGTCCGCAGAGCTTATCCTGA
- a CDS encoding response regulator: protein MAEPESPSERVLLLVDDEINIVKALKRSLRRDGYQILTANSGAEGLELLTGQRVGVIVSDQRMPHMTGAEFLSEVKVLYPDTIRIMLSGYTDLESVTNAINEGAIYKFLTKPWEDDLLRDNIRIAFEHYEMALDNRRLTAELQRANEELQQFNLELERQVEEKTREIIRNVNLLQVSQEILEHLPVAVIGIDEQGMIAVANRESNKMLLGSSVSGLVCLQASKVMPSEVMGWVDQCFGGVLPDNNAARILTLGGVETTVSVRALGYSSGARGAIVVLTQV from the coding sequence ATGGCTGAACCCGAATCGCCATCGGAGCGTGTGCTCTTACTCGTCGACGACGAAATCAATATCGTCAAAGCTTTAAAACGGTCCTTGCGAAGAGATGGCTATCAGATTTTAACAGCCAATAGCGGTGCCGAAGGATTGGAATTGTTAACCGGGCAACGCGTAGGCGTTATCGTTTCCGATCAGCGCATGCCGCACATGACCGGCGCCGAGTTTTTAAGCGAAGTCAAAGTTTTGTACCCCGACACGATACGCATCATGTTGTCCGGCTACACCGATTTGGAGTCGGTCACCAATGCGATCAATGAAGGAGCGATTTATAAATTTTTAACCAAGCCGTGGGAAGACGATTTGTTGCGGGACAATATCCGCATAGCGTTTGAACATTATGAAATGGCTTTAGACAATCGGCGTCTGACTGCCGAGTTGCAACGCGCCAACGAGGAGCTCCAACAATTCAACCTGGAATTGGAACGCCAGGTCGAAGAAAAGACACGAGAAATTATACGCAATGTCAATTTGCTGCAGGTCTCGCAAGAGATCCTCGAGCATTTGCCGGTGGCGGTGATCGGTATCGATGAACAAGGCATGATCGCCGTCGCGAACCGCGAATCGAACAAAATGCTACTCGGATCGTCGGTTAGCGGACTTGTCTGTTTGCAAGCAAGCAAGGTAATGCCGTCGGAAGTCATGGGTTGGGTAGATCAATGTTTCGGCGGTGTTTTACCGGATAATAATGCCGCACGGATTTTAACTCTAGGAGGCGTCGAGACGACCGTTTCAGTACGGGCGTTGGGCTATTCCAGCGGCGCTAGAGGTGCTATTGTTGTGTTAACCCAGGTTTAA
- a CDS encoding ATP-binding protein codes for MLFNENKQLQWISELYQLGQSGSFQENSGQGYRDILRFILEGFGADTGSLTVLDNECYVIKSGIGLPEEYIGRSISDQSAVIRWVLDNRRALLLKGKIDQDPRFKNHGPRSGSRIPAAALCWPLISGQRSIGTICVNKLNEPSAYTEADLESGQLMANTIALAIDNMLLNIDRCKHIQELVGADRQLQIIRRRYEESEKRLHDILNSLDSVVWSMEPGTLKLLYLNDAAEDISGRPVRDFFESPDLWLSIVDPKDKQNVENRLADLPTIGSRKLAYRIIRPDGEQRWLYQSMRYVRDENGEPLRIDGITADITEHKKAEDLLKQRNTELQQALTQLQELQQQLMQSEKMSSIGQLAAGVAHEINNPIGYINSNLTSLKNYIEDILELVEMYENLDSVCGDAERIGSLQAFKRQIDLPFLKEDVLDLLNESLEGAERVKKIVQDLKDFSHVGGDDDWQWADLHACLDSTLNIVHNETKYKADIIKEYGDLPRVWCLPHQLNQVFMNLLVNAAHAIEDKGTITIRSGTEDGGRVWIEITDTGKGIAQEHINKIFDPFFTTKPVGKGTGLGLSVSYNIIKKHDGEIRLDSRAGEGTTFRIVLPVERNEPGK; via the coding sequence ATGCTGTTCAATGAAAATAAGCAATTGCAATGGATCAGCGAATTGTATCAACTGGGTCAATCCGGTTCATTCCAAGAAAATTCCGGTCAAGGTTACCGGGATATCCTTCGCTTTATTTTGGAAGGGTTCGGTGCCGATACCGGTTCTTTGACCGTGCTTGACAATGAATGCTATGTCATCAAATCCGGAATCGGATTGCCTGAAGAATATATTGGACGGTCGATATCGGATCAAAGTGCCGTCATTCGCTGGGTATTGGATAACCGGCGCGCATTATTGCTCAAAGGTAAAATCGATCAAGATCCTCGCTTCAAGAATCATGGTCCGAGATCCGGTTCGCGCATTCCGGCGGCGGCCCTCTGTTGGCCTCTGATTTCGGGACAACGCTCGATCGGTACGATTTGCGTTAACAAATTAAATGAACCTTCGGCATATACCGAAGCGGATCTCGAAAGCGGCCAATTAATGGCCAATACGATCGCGCTGGCGATCGACAATATGCTGCTTAACATCGATCGATGCAAGCACATTCAAGAGCTGGTCGGTGCTGACCGCCAGTTGCAAATTATCCGGCGACGCTATGAAGAGTCTGAAAAACGTTTGCATGACATCCTAAATTCATTGGACAGCGTAGTCTGGTCGATGGAGCCCGGTACATTGAAACTCCTCTATTTGAACGATGCGGCCGAAGACATTTCCGGCAGACCGGTCCGGGATTTTTTCGAAAGTCCGGATTTATGGTTGTCCATCGTTGATCCTAAAGATAAACAAAACGTCGAAAACCGGTTAGCCGATTTACCTACGATCGGTTCCCGGAAGCTTGCCTACCGCATCATACGTCCCGATGGCGAACAGCGTTGGTTGTATCAATCGATGCGTTATGTTCGCGATGAAAACGGAGAGCCGCTACGTATCGACGGTATCACGGCCGATATTACCGAACATAAAAAGGCCGAGGATTTGCTAAAACAGCGTAATACGGAATTACAGCAAGCATTGACACAACTTCAAGAGCTGCAGCAGCAATTGATGCAGTCGGAAAAAATGTCGTCGATCGGTCAATTGGCGGCCGGTGTCGCTCATGAAATCAACAACCCGATCGGCTACATCAATTCCAATCTGACATCGTTGAAAAACTATATAGAGGACATACTTGAGCTTGTGGAAATGTATGAAAATCTCGATTCGGTTTGCGGCGATGCGGAACGTATCGGTTCGCTACAGGCATTTAAACGGCAGATCGACTTGCCTTTTTTGAAAGAAGACGTACTCGACTTGTTGAATGAATCGCTGGAAGGAGCCGAGAGGGTCAAAAAAATCGTGCAGGATCTCAAGGATTTTTCTCACGTCGGTGGAGACGATGACTGGCAATGGGCGGATTTACATGCTTGTTTGGATAGTACGTTGAATATCGTGCATAACGAGACCAAATACAAAGCTGACATCATCAAAGAATACGGCGATCTTCCTCGGGTTTGGTGTTTGCCGCATCAACTGAATCAGGTGTTCATGAATTTATTGGTTAACGCCGCGCATGCCATTGAAGACAAAGGCACGATCACGATTCGTAGCGGAACCGAAGACGGCGGACGGGTTTGGATAGAGATTACGGATACCGGCAAAGGCATTGCGCAGGAGCACATCAATAAAATTTTCGATCCGTTTTTTACGACCAAACCGGTCGGTAAAGGAACCGGTTTAGGGCTTTCGGTTTCGTACAACATCATCAAAAAACATGACGGCGAAATTCGATTGGACAGCCGCGCCGGCGAAGGCACCACGTTTCGGATCGTGTTACCGGTTGAACGTAATGAGCCGGGTAAATGA
- the coaD gene encoding pantetheine-phosphate adenylyltransferase yields MNITAIYPGTFDPVTAGHLDLIARAAKLYDKIIVAIAVGTTKTPLFTIDERVALAKAVTEAFENVSVIGFSNLLVDCAKEQGAHVIIRGLRAVSDFEYEFQLAGMNRRLSPDLETVFLTPAEQYEFISSSMIKEIARLNGDVSSFVPDIVKQSLIKKFSQE; encoded by the coding sequence ATGAATATTACCGCAATCTATCCGGGCACTTTCGACCCCGTGACCGCCGGGCATCTGGATTTGATTGCTCGGGCCGCTAAACTTTACGATAAAATTATCGTTGCCATCGCGGTCGGTACGACAAAAACACCCTTATTTACGATCGACGAGCGTGTCGCGCTGGCTAAGGCGGTGACCGAAGCGTTCGAAAACGTATCGGTTATCGGGTTTAGTAATCTATTGGTCGATTGCGCCAAAGAACAGGGCGCCCATGTCATCATTAGAGGTCTGAGAGCGGTTTCCGATTTTGAATACGAATTTCAATTGGCCGGCATGAACCGGCGGCTTTCACCCGATCTTGAAACGGTCTTTTTAACGCCTGCCGAACAATACGAATTCATATCGTCGAGCATGATCAAGGAAATCGCGCGTCTCAATGGTGACGTATCCAGCTTCGTGCCCGATATCGTTAAACAAAGTTTGATCAAGAAATTTAGTCAGGAGTAA
- a CDS encoding YfhL family 4Fe-4S dicluster ferredoxin, whose translation MALIINDECINCDVCEPECPNGAISQGEEIYVIDPALCTECVGHHDLPQCIEVCPVDCIDKDPEHTESKDTLYQKYLKLTA comes from the coding sequence ATGGCCCTTATTATCAATGACGAATGCATCAATTGCGACGTGTGCGAACCGGAGTGTCCGAACGGCGCGATTTCCCAAGGCGAGGAAATTTATGTCATCGACCCGGCTTTGTGTACCGAGTGCGTGGGGCATCACGATCTACCGCAATGCATCGAAGTCTGTCCGGTCGATTGCATCGATAAAGATCCGGAACATACCGAAAGCAAAGACACGCTATATCAAAAATATCTCAAATTGACCGCGTAG